TCAGTTCGTATCGCCAAAAATATCCCGCCGTGCAATTCTCGCTGTTTGAGTTGACGTCCATCGAGCAATTACATCGCCTGCGCGAAGACCAGCTCGACGTGGGATTGTTGCGGCCACCGGTGGAATTTCCCGAACTGGATTGGATTTTCATGGAGGAATCGCCGATGGTGCTGGCGGCGCCGGCGGGGCATCGCCTGACGAAATTGCGGAAGATAAAATGGATGGATTTTAACAGCGAACCGATGGTCATGATTCATCCGACGTTGCAGCACGGCTATTACGACAAATTTCTTGAGAACTGCGCCAAGGCGGGCGCGACGCCGCTGGTCGGGCAGTACGCGAACGATGTGCATTCCAAGATGTGGTTGATCTCCGCGGGCTTCGGCGTCGCGCCGACAACGAAAACCATCGCCGAAGTCAAGCGTCCGGGATTGGCGTTCCGCGAATTGCCGGACGGTTTGCCGCCGGTGCAGACCTTGGTTGTGTGGAAGCGCTCGAATACCTCGCCGGTGTTGCGCAATTTTCTCGATTGCTTTGCGACCCAGTCAAAATAACTGCGTGCCAACGGAAATTTTCTGCGGTAAGTGAAAGCATGAACAGCTCGCGGCAAATCCATAACCTTGCGCTGATCGGCTTCATGGGCACGGGCAAGTCCACCGTTGGTCGGCTGGTCGCGGACCAATTACGTTTCGAATTTCTCGACACGGATGAATTGATCGAGTCGCGCGCGGGCAAAACCATCGCGGCGATTTTTGCGAACGACGGCGAACCGGCGTTTCGCGAACAGGAGCGAAAGATTGTGGAGGAATTAAATTCGCGGCGGCACCTGGTGATTTCCGCCGGCGGCGGCCTGGGCGCGAATCCTGCGAATATCGCCAATCTCAAGCAGCACGCGCTGGTGATTTGTTTATGGGCATCGCCGGAAAAAATCTGGGAACGCGTCCGCACGCAGACGCATCGTCCGCTGTTGCGCGAGGCCGATCCGCTCGCAAAAATCCGTTCGCTGCTGCTGGTGCGCGAGCCGGTTTATAAGCAGGCCGATGTGCTGTTGAACACGGAGTCACGGCCGCTCAAGGAAGTGGCGGCCCAGGTGCTGCATCAATTTCAATCCGCGCGCTCGCGGGTGCCGTGAAGACCGCCATTCAACAGCGCGCTCTCGAGCTTGGCTTCGATGATTGCCGTTTCGCCGCGGCGTCACCGCCCGCGACGGCTCCACACTTTGCCGATTGGCTCGCGAAAAAGCAGCATGGCGAAATGGCATATCTCGAGCGCAACGCGCACAAACGCATGGATCCTCAACAAGTTCTCGCCGGAGCGAAGACGATTATTTCGCTGGCGGTTTCGTATGATGCGGCGGAGGCGAAGAAAGTTGCCACCTCGTGTGAAGGAGTCGTGGCGCGGTACGCGCGGTTTGGGGATTACCATGACATCATGGGCGAGCGGTTGAAGACGCTGGTGGACTTTGTGACGCAACTCGGCGGCAAAGGTGCGCGGTCGCTTTGGTATGTGGACACGGGGCCGTTATTGGAGCGCGATATTGCGCAACGCGCGGGTGTGGGATTTGTCGGCAAGCACACGAACGTCATTAGCCGGCGTCTAGGCAACTGGATTTTTTTGGCGGAAATCTTGACGACGCTTGAGTTGGCGCCGGACGCGGCGGAGAAAAATCGTTGCGGCTCGTGCGAGCGTTGCATCAGCGCGTGTCCCACGGAAGCGATCACCGCACCGTTTCAACTCGACGCGCGGCGGTGTATTTCGTATCTCACGATCGAATTGAAAGGCGCGATTCCCGTGGAGCTTCGGCCCGCGATTGGGCAACGGATTTATGGGTGCGATGATTGCCTGGCGGCGTGTCCGTGGAATCGTTTTGCGCAGGAGGGGCGGCTGATGCGTGAACACGCGCGCGCGGATTTGGCCACACCGGATTTGCTGGAATTGTTGTCGCTCGATGACGCGGCGTTCAAGGAGCGTTTTCGTGGCACGCCGATGTTGCGGACGAAACGGCGCGGACTGTTAAGAAATGTTTGTGTCGCTTTGGGAAACAGCGGGGATAAATCCGCTTTGCCGGCGTTGAAGCGGGCGTCTGAAGATGCGGAGCCGTTGATTGCCGAGCACGCGCGCTGGGCGGTTGAACAAATCGAGGATTAATCCTTTTCAGGAATCTTCAACAATTCGTCCGAGGTGAAAGCGTCCTGGACCGAGCGGGTCTTGAGCTTCTCGCGCATGGCGTGGACTTGTTCCGTGGTGATGGGCGGTGCGTTATTACCCCAATCTTTATTGCCACGAATGTAGCTGAGAATTTGGGCGAGTTGCTCGTCGGAGTAAGTTTCTTTCCACGCGGCCATCACGCCTGCGCCGAACTGCTGGCCTTTAACCGTGACGGGCCCTTTGAGACCATTCATCACGATACGCAATACACGATTGGGACCTTCCGCATTGACCCATTCGGAACCAGCCAGCGGCGGTGCATTAACAGCCGCAGAACCTGAACCGCTGGCCTGATGACACGCAGCGCAAGTGGACGAATAAATTCTACCGCCAGCAATGCGGAAATCCTCCAGCGGATCATGAATCTGATGGTCTTTCACCTCTTGATAGGAGACGTAGGGGGTATAGACCTGGCTGTTGAATTCACCACCGTGATCTTCAAGGTAAGCCATGCCGATGAAGGTCATTAGCGCGAAGAGTGCGATCAATAATACCGGCGCAGCCGTATAGTTCGAGCGCGGTGGGGCGTCGTCCATCGTTTCCGCAAATGGTTTGTTAGGTTCGAGACTCATTTGGCGGCGGAATTCGTTGTGGCCGCAGCAGCGGGCGCATTGGTCGAGGCACTTTTTGGCTTGGCCGGCGGCGGGAAAGGCGGTGTTTCAAACAACACCGCGTCAGAGCGCAGGCTCATCAAGTAAGCGACCAGTGCGTGCGCGTTTTCAGTCGGAATGATTTCGTAACCGGCCGGAGTGTTCTTATCCGCGGGCAAGGCATCGTCAGACGGATGTTCGTTGAAGCCGAGCTTGTGTTTCTTGAACAAATATTGATAAGGCGGCATCAGCGAGCCGGGCATGGTCGAGCGCGGATCGTAAATATGTTGCAGGATGGGAGCCTCATTGGTTCCGATGCGCAAACCGACGTTTGCGAGGTCAGGGCCGATGCGTTGCGTGCCGAGCATCGCGGGTTCGTCGTAGAGATAATCTTCGTCAACACTCTGGACGACACCGTGACGGCCACCCCATCCACGCTCAAAATCAGTGCCGTAACCTTTTGGGCGAACTTGCTGGCTGTGGCAATAGAAGCAGCCGTTGGCGCGATAAATTTGTTCGCCCTGGCGCGCAATGCCGGGGCGCATCGAGGGATATAAATCGCCGACCTTGGATTCTTCGCGGGCCTGATTGCCAAGCTGCAACTGCGGCGCGAGCACGAAGCCGAGCCACGAGGCGGACATCGCGAAAAAGGTTCCCAAAAACAAAAGCGGTCCCGAGTTCACCAGATCACCTCCACGTTTTTAACGCTGGTGGCAAATGCGGTGGTCGCAACTTTGCGTCCGACGCTCACAAGCAGACTGACGACGCTCAGGAGTATCATGAGATTGGCAAGGATCATCAGCAGTTCGCCAAGCGTGCTGCCGCGAAGGAAGAGCAACGTGGATTGTGTGACGTCAGGAAATGCTTTCGTCGAATCGTTCAACGCAAAACCTTGAACTACGCCGCCGATTGCGAGCAGCACCGAATAAATGATGACGCCCAAACCGGCGATGGCGAATTGGCCGCAGATCATCCCCGGTTTTGAAAACTCCGCCTGCACCAATCGCGGCACGATATAAAACATCGCACCGAACATGGTCATCGCGAAAAATCCATACAGGAACAGCATCGTGATTCCCGGTGTGAACCAGGTGAAATTCGTGATGCGGCTGACCGATGCGAGCGAGGTCACGGCGTTGGCAAGCCCAGTCACGATATAAATTGAAGTGGCGAAAATAAAGAACTTGAACCGGCGGTTTTCGCGGAGCGCGGACTTATCACCACAGATGGTGCCGAAGACGTTCATTCCGACGCCAAGAATCGGGGCGATGGTCATCAGCGCGCCCATCGTGCTCAACGCGGGCATCCACGAGGGCAACGGAGTCGCGGCGGGGATGTTGCCCCACGAACCGAACAGCGCGAGCGCAAAGAAAGTAAAGACGCCCAGATAATGGCTGTGAAGCGGACGCTGGCTGATCTTGGGAACGAAATAAAAGATGGTGGCAATGCCGATGAAACCAAACCAGATGGTTGAGAGGTTGTTGATGTACCAGGAATCAATGGCGGTTTGCAGCACGCCGCGCGCGGGATGAGCTACCAAGGTGAGGCTTGCCGTGGAATAGATCCAGGGGAACCAAAACAGCGCGCCGAGAATGAACCATTGCGAGATATAAAATTGGCGGTCAGTTCGCAGATGGAGAGTAACCATCGCGCCAAGGGCAATCAGCAGATAACCGAAAAACAAAGTCGCGGAAGCGTAGCGGGGCATTTCGAGCCATTCATAACCGGTGCTTTCGCCGTAGAAAATTCCCAGGATGCCCAGCGTGACGGCGCAATTCCAAAGTATGGTTCCGGTGAGGATGGCGGGAGTCATCGCCAAACGCACGCGGCTGAGATGCGCCGTGATCCAGAGCAGGACGCCCAATCCGGCTTGCGCGGCAAAGCCATAAATGAGGGCGTTCAGGTGAGCCGGATGAACGCGGCCATAAGTCAATGCGGAACATTCCGCGAGCAGATTGGGCGCATGAAATTT
The Verrucomicrobiia bacterium genome window above contains:
- a CDS encoding LysR substrate-binding domain-containing protein gives rise to the protein MELRHLRYFVAVAEELSFRRAAERLHLAQPPLSSQIKALEDELGMRLFDRSTRTVKLTPAGNVFLTEARAVLMAAERAQQNVRKAHQGLLGPLRIGILAPTATPRLARTLSSYRQKYPAVQFSLFELTSIEQLHRLREDQLDVGLLRPPVEFPELDWIFMEESPMVLAAPAGHRLTKLRKIKWMDFNSEPMVMIHPTLQHGYYDKFLENCAKAGATPLVGQYANDVHSKMWLISAGFGVAPTTKTIAEVKRPGLAFRELPDGLPPVQTLVVWKRSNTSPVLRNFLDCFATQSK
- a CDS encoding shikimate kinase, with product MNSSRQIHNLALIGFMGTGKSTVGRLVADQLRFEFLDTDELIESRAGKTIAAIFANDGEPAFREQERKIVEELNSRRHLVISAGGGLGANPANIANLKQHALVICLWASPEKIWERVRTQTHRPLLREADPLAKIRSLLLVREPVYKQADVLLNTESRPLKEVAAQVLHQFQSARSRVP
- the queG gene encoding tRNA epoxyqueuosine(34) reductase QueG, which translates into the protein MKTAIQQRALELGFDDCRFAAASPPATAPHFADWLAKKQHGEMAYLERNAHKRMDPQQVLAGAKTIISLAVSYDAAEAKKVATSCEGVVARYARFGDYHDIMGERLKTLVDFVTQLGGKGARSLWYVDTGPLLERDIAQRAGVGFVGKHTNVISRRLGNWIFLAEILTTLELAPDAAEKNRCGSCERCISACPTEAITAPFQLDARRCISYLTIELKGAIPVELRPAIGQRIYGCDDCLAACPWNRFAQEGRLMREHARADLATPDLLELLSLDDAAFKERFRGTPMLRTKRRGLLRNVCVALGNSGDKSALPALKRASEDAEPLIAEHARWAVEQIED
- a CDS encoding cytochrome c encodes the protein MSLEPNKPFAETMDDAPPRSNYTAAPVLLIALFALMTFIGMAYLEDHGGEFNSQVYTPYVSYQEVKDHQIHDPLEDFRIAGGRIYSSTCAACHQASGSGSAAVNAPPLAGSEWVNAEGPNRVLRIVMNGLKGPVTVKGQQFGAGVMAAWKETYSDEQLAQILSYIRGNKDWGNNAPPITTEQVHAMREKLKTRSVQDAFTSDELLKIPEKD
- a CDS encoding cbb3-type cytochrome c oxidase subunit II, which gives rise to MGTFFAMSASWLGFVLAPQLQLGNQAREESKVGDLYPSMRPGIARQGEQIYRANGCFYCHSQQVRPKGYGTDFERGWGGRHGVVQSVDEDYLYDEPAMLGTQRIGPDLANVGLRIGTNEAPILQHIYDPRSTMPGSLMPPYQYLFKKHKLGFNEHPSDDALPADKNTPAGYEIIPTENAHALVAYLMSLRSDAVLFETPPFPPPAKPKSASTNAPAAAATTNSAAK
- a CDS encoding cbb3-type cytochrome c oxidase subunit I, whose protein sequence is MSAISSPSQTISTGGAQAVSPAGSLEIDASCRGPVLFLFLSALGWLLIGSLLGLIASLKFHAPNLLAECSALTYGRVHPAHLNALIYGFAAQAGLGVLLWITAHLSRVRLAMTPAILTGTILWNCAVTLGILGIFYGESTGYEWLEMPRYASATLFFGYLLIALGAMVTLHLRTDRQFYISQWFILGALFWFPWIYSTASLTLVAHPARGVLQTAIDSWYINNLSTIWFGFIGIATIFYFVPKISQRPLHSHYLGVFTFFALALFGSWGNIPAATPLPSWMPALSTMGALMTIAPILGVGMNVFGTICGDKSALRENRRFKFFIFATSIYIVTGLANAVTSLASVSRITNFTWFTPGITMLFLYGFFAMTMFGAMFYIVPRLVQAEFSKPGMICGQFAIAGLGVIIYSVLLAIGGVVQGFALNDSTKAFPDVTQSTLLFLRGSTLGELLMILANLMILLSVVSLLVSVGRKVATTAFATSVKNVEVIW